ATAACGGTGTATCCGGCAGCTCAAGCGGAAACTGCGACATCTCCGTCACTCAAAACTCGGCAGGCGTAGTTTATGTAAATTTTCCCTTTCAGATCACTAATCGATTCTGGCTGGTTACGACGGACGCATCGGGGCAGCAGGCGGGTGTTTTGACTGCATCGGTGGTACCACATGCGGCGGTTAACTCCAGGCTGATCGTGATTACCAAGCACGATGGAAGCCTTGAGTATCTACCGTTCCATTTGTTTGTATTTTGATTCCGCCTCTGAGGAGCCTTACCCATGGAACGCACGCGATCGATCGGAAGTATATCTATTGCCGTATTCGTCATTGCAATGGCAACTGCTGTCGCTTCTGCTCAACAGCTAAAACCGACGGAGATCGTCTACAGCCGGATGCCGACGAATATTTTTACATCGCCGACGGGCGCCAACTCTCCCACTATCTGGGTTGTCGGTCAAGACGGCTCGAACGACCGTTTTATCACCAGCGGGACGATGCCGCGAATCTCGGACGATGGCCGCTTCCTCTTGTTCAAACGCTTCTCGCTAACTTCCCACTTCGATCCCTTTTGGATCTATCCGGAGTTCTTTGTTCGAGACCTTTCGACCGGGCAAGAAACTTTGATCATCCCAGCTAGTTTCGATGACGTCTCGGGCGGTCACTTTTTTTCGCCGGCAAGCAATCAGGGCAATCACGAAATTGTGTACAACGCTATTACTTGCTTGAGCAGGATCAACCGCGACGGTACGAATCGCCTGCGGTTTCCATGCGCGGACGCGAACCATAATGATAAGTTTCCCGCCATCCGGCGCGGTGGCGACCAGCTCATCGCATTCAGCAACAACCTCATCACGCCGGGAGTGGGCGGGCTCTACACTGTCGAGATATCCAGTTCCAATCGTCAGAAGATTTCGAACACCACATGTCGCGACTTTCATCCGGCGTGGTCGAATGACAATGAGTTCATTGCGTTCGGCACGATCTCCGTGAACTGCGACAACAACTTTCCGGCCATCTCCACGTATCCTTACTGGGTCTCGAACCTCGTAAAGATCAAACCCGACGGCTCGGGCCGCCAGACGCTGACAAACTATCCGTTGAATCAGGATTGCACGCAGACGGCCGCGAATTGCTTCACGCTCGGCTACGTGTGGACCGAGAACAATTCGAAGGTCATCGCCGCCGGGCGTATCAACGGGGTGAAAGGCATCTTCGCCGTTAACGCTGACGGCAGCGGCGCGTTCTCGCAAATTCCCATCTCGCCAGGAAACGCACCTGATTTTGTCGGCGGCATCGTGCAGCCGCGTGTCGAGCAGCACGTGGTTTCGATCGCTGGCGGAGTAGCGGCAAGTGGAAACTATACGCTTGTTTCGACTATTGGGGAGCCGATCGCGGGAATCACTTCGACGGGCGGTCCGTTTAGCTTCGAAAGCGGTTTTTGGGCAGCACCGTTCGCGTCACGTCGATCGCCGTTCGACTTTGACGGAGACGGGAAGACGGATGTAGGGATCTTTCGTCCGGGGGCGGCTGAGTGGTGGTATCGGAGAAGCTCTGACGGACAGGTTCCGGCACTTCAGTTCGGCACGTCGACGGATGCGATCGCACCGGTCGATTACACCGGCGACGGAAAGTCGGATGTGGCGTTCTTCCGTCCGACCACGGGTGAGTGGTTCATCCTGAGATCTGAGGACGGCTCGTTCTATTCTTTCCCGTTCGGCGGAGCGGGCGACACACCCGTCCCGGCCGACTACGACGGCGACGGCAAGGGCGATGTCGCGGTCTTCCGTTCGACCAACAACACATGGTACATCCAGCGTTCGTCCGACCTCGGGGTCTCGATCATCACCTTTGGAGCCTCGGGCGACCTGCCGGTGACGGCCGACTATGACGGCGACGGCAAATCGGACATCGGCATCTTTCGTCCGGCCGGGCGAATGGTGGTATCTGCGGTCGTCTGACGGCGGCAACCGTGCTTTCCAGTTCGGGACATCGACCGACAAGACGGTGGTCGGCGACTACACCGGAGACGGCAAGGCAGACGCTGCGTTCTTCAGGCCGACCACGGGTGAATGGTTCATCCTGAGATCGGAGGACGGCTCGTTCTACTCGTTCCCGTTCGGCGGAGCAGGCGACACGCCGGTTCCCGGCGACTACGACGGCGACGGCAAGACGGACGCCGCGGTCTTCAGGCCGTCATCGGCGACGTGGTTCATGCTCGGCTCGACCTCGGGCACGCAGATCATCCCGTTCGGTGCCGCCACCGACCGCCCCATCCCGAATGCGTTCGTCAGATAATGCTTGAAATGTGTCAACCGAAACCGCGGTTTGTGCATCTATCTTCCAGGACTTAGAATCGGGAGCTGGATGATGAAGAAACATATCGGGTTTTTGGGTGCATTGGCTTTTGTCGTTTTGACGGCTGCTTCGGCGGCGTTCGGCCAGCAGACAGGTTTGGTAAAGACCGACCTGAGCCAGGCCGAGGTCGACCGGATCGTTAAGGCGTTCACGGCGAACGAGGGCGAGTTTCGCGAGGCATTGAAGATCTACGCCTTTGACCGAAGCGCGACCGTACACACGATAGGAATGGGCGGACAGGTGACCGGCGTATATCGCCGCGATTCGTTCATGACGTTCAACAGCGAGGGCGCGCGGTTCGAGCGGATCACCTATTTTCCCGTCCCGACGATCAGAGAACTGACCATCACGCCGGCCGATATCGAAGACCTTGGCGGCGTCAACCCGTTCGCTCTCGAACCGCAGTTCATCTCGCTCTACAACTTTACATATGTCGGGAAAGAGAAGATCGATGACCTCGATCTTTACGTTTTCGACGTTTCGCCAAAGGTGATGCCGGATGCGAAAAAGACCAAGCAGCGCTTCTTTACCGGACGCGTCTGGGTCGATGACCGCGATTTGATGATCGTCAAATCAAAGGGCAAGGGCTTGCCTGAGGATAAGAACAATAAATATCCGGTGGTCGAGACGTGGCGCGAGAACGTTGACGGAAAATATTGGTTCCCGTCGATCTCGCTCGCCGATGACGAGCTTGTTTTCGACAAGGGCTACTCGGTGAAGATGAGAATGAAGGTCAAGTACGAAAACTATCGTATCGGCCGCAGCGACGTGAGGATAGTCGAGGATGAGGACGTTCCGGCCGAGCCGACGCCTTCGCCGACGCCAAAGAAACCGTGATAAGTTGCAGCAAGTGACAGGTCAAGAGTCGGGCTTCGGCCCGGCTTTTTATTTTGCCTGACCGGCCATTTCGCGTGCGATCGCGGCCCGCGTTTCGTTGAGGATATCCATCAGCTCGCGGCCCTTTGTTTCGACCGGCGGGAGCAGCGACATCTCGATCGTGCCGGCATAAGCGACGCCGGTGCGCTTGCCCATCATCCAATCGGTCTGCGTGATCGCGACCGGGATGATGCGGGCCTCGGTCTGAAGCGCGAGATGGAACGCACCTTTTTTGAACGGCAGAAGCTCGCCGGGCATTGCCCGCGTGCCCTCGGCAAACACGCCAAAGGAAAAGCCCTCTTCCATCACCTTGCGTGCCTTTTCCATCGATCGCCTCGCGCTCTCGGGGTTTGAGCGGTCAATGGCAAATATCTTGACGTAATGCATCCCCTGGCCGAGCACCGGCGCCTTTAGCAGCTCCTTTTTTGCGACGAGGCCCATCTTGTGGCCGGTGAAAAAAAAGAGCGTTGCCGTATCGAGATAAGACCGATGATTGGAGACAAAGACGTACGATTCGTCGTCCGCGACGTTTTCGCTGCCCTTCACGGCGACCTTCGCGCCGCAAGCTTTCAGCCACATCCCGGCTCCCCAGCGGGCGATCGGGTAAAGCCACATCTTTTTGTTGATGATTCCGAGAACGATCAGCGACGGGACGCCAAGGATAAGAAGCAAAAAGCCGGCGACGAACCAGCTCCACCAATATCGCAGTTTGCCCGACAAACGGGATTTGTTAGACTCGTGAACAGGAAAAACAAGCTTTTGATTCTCTCGGATCGCCAAGGCGATATCTTGCTGCTCATGATCAGACATAAATATTTCGGTCGCCTGCGGGGCGGCGCGCGTTTCGGTTCGTTACTGCGTCTCAGCGG
The DNA window shown above is from Chloracidobacterium sp. and carries:
- a CDS encoding VCBS repeat-containing protein; translation: MERTRSIGSISIAVFVIAMATAVASAQQLKPTEIVYSRMPTNIFTSPTGANSPTIWVVGQDGSNDRFITSGTMPRISDDGRFLLFKRFSLTSHFDPFWIYPEFFVRDLSTGQETLIIPASFDDVSGGHFFSPASNQGNHEIVYNAITCLSRINRDGTNRLRFPCADANHNDKFPAIRRGGDQLIAFSNNLITPGVGGLYTVEISSSNRQKISNTTCRDFHPAWSNDNEFIAFGTISVNCDNNFPAISTYPYWVSNLVKIKPDGSGRQTLTNYPLNQDCTQTAANCFTLGYVWTENNSKVIAAGRINGVKGIFAVNADGSGAFSQIPISPGNAPDFVGGIVQPRVEQHVVSIAGGVAASGNYTLVSTIGEPIAGITSTGGPFSFESGFWAAPFASRRSPFDFDGDGKTDVGIFRPGAAEWWYRRSSDGQVPALQFGTSTDAIAPVDYTGDGKSDVAFFRPTTGEWFILRSEDGSFYSFPFGGAGDTPVPADYDGDGKGDVAVFRSTNNTWYIQRSSDLGVSIITFGASGDLPVTADYDGDGKSDIGIFRPAGRMVVSAVV
- a CDS encoding VCBS repeat-containing protein, whose amino-acid sequence is MTATANRTSASFVRPGEWWYLRSSDGGNRAFQFGTSTDKTVVGDYTGDGKADAAFFRPTTGEWFILRSEDGSFYSFPFGGAGDTPVPGDYDGDGKTDAAVFRPSSATWFMLGSTSGTQIIPFGAATDRPIPNAFVR
- a CDS encoding 1-acyl-sn-glycerol-3-phosphate acyltransferase, whose protein sequence is MSDHEQQDIALAIRENQKLVFPVHESNKSRLSGKLRYWWSWFVAGFLLLILGVPSLIVLGIINKKMWLYPIARWGAGMWLKACGAKVAVKGSENVADDESYVFVSNHRSYLDTATLFFFTGHKMGLVAKKELLKAPVLGQGMHYVKIFAIDRSNPESARRSMEKARKVMEEGFSFGVFAEGTRAMPGELLPFKKGAFHLALQTEARIIPVAITQTDWMMGKRTGVAYAGTIEMSLLPPVETKGRELMDILNETRAAIAREMAGQAK